Proteins from one Bacteroides zhangwenhongii genomic window:
- a CDS encoding RagB/SusD family nutrient uptake outer membrane protein, with amino-acid sequence MKNKIYNISHICFLMLISCFLLGSCMSDTINLDPDKIQEEELDKDNLWGSYLTTMQRRVVPEDVNLFQRSEDLFGNMYSGYFAGTQNWGGGANGTTYAISDEWKDAPFKSAFVEFLSSWNILRQKVDSTSVLFAVGEIVKVEAMHKATDMYGPLPYLKFGLTNPVPYDSQQAIYESFFKELDHAIDILVKFDQANPSSKALVKFDLIFNSNISNWIRFANSLKLRLAMRISAVYEDAQKIAEAAVAHPYGVIESNDNNPTMQSNSNLSFTYHNPIHSISSAEGYEEDVMGATMDAYLNGFEDPRRAVFFALSSNGNYRGLRNGHKNGDVFKGDEGLSKPNIQQGTPYIWMTAAEVFFLRAEGALKQWDMKGTPEALYKSGIRASFEQHGVKNVENYLVSTKVPARYPGFKTSPSAPVPSDITVVWNTNSTKKQLEQIITQKWIAMYPLGQEAWSEFRRTGYPKIYEIVNNESGGVISTSIQIRRVPFPYSEYLGNKDEVEKAIKLLNGPDTGATRLWWDLADK; translated from the coding sequence ATGAAAAACAAAATTTATAACATCTCACATATTTGTTTCCTGATGCTTATTTCCTGTTTTTTGTTAGGAAGCTGTATGTCTGATACGATTAATCTGGATCCTGATAAAATTCAGGAAGAAGAATTAGACAAAGACAATTTATGGGGTAGTTATCTCACGACGATGCAGCGTAGGGTAGTTCCTGAAGATGTTAACTTGTTTCAGCGCTCGGAGGACCTTTTTGGTAATATGTATTCTGGATATTTTGCAGGAACGCAGAACTGGGGAGGGGGAGCAAATGGTACTACTTACGCTATTTCTGATGAATGGAAGGATGCTCCTTTTAAAAGTGCGTTTGTGGAATTTTTGTCTTCTTGGAATATTCTGCGTCAGAAAGTGGATTCTACATCTGTTCTTTTTGCTGTTGGTGAAATTGTAAAGGTGGAAGCTATGCATAAAGCTACGGATATGTATGGTCCATTACCCTACTTGAAATTTGGATTGACAAATCCTGTCCCTTATGATTCACAACAGGCTATCTATGAATCATTCTTTAAGGAACTTGATCATGCCATTGACATCTTGGTTAAATTTGATCAGGCTAATCCGAGTTCTAAAGCCCTTGTTAAATTTGACCTGATTTTTAATAGTAATATCTCGAATTGGATTCGTTTTGCAAATTCTCTGAAATTACGTTTGGCGATGCGTATAAGTGCTGTTTATGAGGATGCTCAGAAAATAGCTGAAGCAGCAGTTGCTCATCCGTATGGGGTGATTGAAAGTAATGACAACAATCCGACAATGCAGTCCAATTCTAACCTTTCGTTTACCTATCACAATCCTATTCACAGTATTAGTAGTGCCGAAGGTTATGAAGAGGATGTAATGGGTGCCACTATGGATGCTTATTTGAATGGTTTTGAGGATCCTCGTAGAGCTGTGTTTTTTGCGTTGTCTTCTAATGGCAATTATCGAGGGTTGCGTAATGGACATAAGAATGGAGATGTTTTTAAAGGTGACGAGGGGTTGTCTAAACCTAATATACAACAAGGAACACCTTACATCTGGATGACTGCGGCTGAAGTTTTCTTTTTACGGGCGGAAGGAGCCTTAAAGCAATGGGATATGAAAGGTACTCCGGAGGCTCTTTATAAATCCGGAATACGTGCTTCTTTTGAACAGCATGGAGTCAAAAATGTGGAAAATTATCTGGTCAGTACTAAAGTCCCGGCAAGATATCCTGGATTTAAGACTAGCCCTTCCGCACCTGTGCCATCTGATATTACGGTTGTTTGGAATACGAACAGTACAAAAAAACAGTTGGAACAGATTATTACCCAGAAATGGATTGCAATGTATCCATTAGGACAGGAAGCATGGAGCGAATTCCGTCGTACAGGATATCCTAAAATATATGAGATTGTCAATAACGAAAGTGGCGGTGTTATTAGTACTTCTATACAGATCCGCCGTGTTCCTTTCCCTTATTCTGAATATCTGGGGAATAAGGATGAAGTAGAAAAGGCTATAAAACTATTGAACGGTCCGGATACCGGAGCAACTCGTTTATGGTGGGATTTAGCAGACAAATAG
- a CDS encoding glycoside hydrolase family 18 produces MKKLLMYIIVSVMIGTGIISCNTDIEALDIVVPDNMSEEYWESLRAYKARNDHEVFFGWFGGWTANSADMINFLSSVPDSVDIISIWGDYKNLSPAQIEDLRYVQDVKGTRVTYTIFAHKIPDEFMSGENHEIATSEGIEEYAKALVDTMYKYGYQGIDLDYEPGYQEFPGVPFNGPLVGPSYMWPDYMDNMEIFVKALGKYIGPKSGTRNLLIIDGVPYHLKQGLAEYFNYGVVQSYNSPSYYDLQSRFDNAARNGWKPEQYIFAETFEGGKYVNGGVSHTLREGGTVPSLEGMARFLPMYEGKLATRKGGCGTYHMENDYRSNPNYKWTREAIRIMNEH; encoded by the coding sequence ATGAAGAAATTATTAATGTATATAATTGTTTCTGTGATGATTGGCACGGGGATTATATCGTGCAATACGGATATAGAAGCTTTGGATATAGTAGTTCCTGATAATATGTCTGAAGAATATTGGGAAAGTTTGAGAGCATATAAAGCTAGGAATGATCATGAAGTCTTTTTTGGCTGGTTTGGCGGATGGACAGCTAACTCTGCTGATATGATAAACTTCTTGAGCAGTGTACCTGATAGTGTGGATATTATTTCTATATGGGGTGATTATAAAAATTTAAGTCCGGCTCAAATAGAAGATTTGCGTTATGTGCAGGATGTGAAAGGAACTCGGGTGACATATACGATCTTCGCTCACAAAATTCCTGATGAATTTATGTCTGGAGAGAATCATGAAATTGCAACTTCGGAGGGAATAGAAGAATATGCCAAGGCATTAGTTGATACAATGTATAAGTATGGTTATCAAGGTATTGACCTTGATTATGAACCTGGATATCAAGAATTCCCGGGAGTTCCGTTCAATGGCCCTTTGGTTGGACCTTCATATATGTGGCCTGACTATATGGACAATATGGAAATTTTTGTAAAAGCATTGGGTAAGTATATTGGTCCAAAATCCGGAACTCGTAACTTGTTGATTATCGATGGTGTGCCTTATCATTTGAAACAAGGACTGGCTGAGTACTTTAATTATGGTGTTGTGCAGTCATATAATTCTCCATCGTATTATGATTTACAGAGTCGCTTTGATAATGCTGCTCGGAATGGTTGGAAACCAGAACAGTATATCTTTGCAGAGACATTTGAAGGTGGAAAATATGTGAATGGAGGGGTTTCGCATACTTTAAGAGAGGGAGGTACAGTACCGTCACTGGAAGGTATGGCACGTTTTCTTCCTATGTATGAAGGTAAACTGGCTACTCGTAAAGGAGGTTGTGGTACATATCATATGGAAAATGACTACCGCTCTAATCCTAATTACAAATGGACACGTGAGGCTATCAGAATAATGAATGAACATTAA
- a CDS encoding DUF1735 and LamG domain-containing protein, which produces MKQNIKYALLTLFSFLMMSCQKSQEYYEGVYIVGADKLSPVANLTIDDLPAVIGIKVASSNTIENNVEVMMKSTPELVEAFNKEYKKNYELLPEKSYKLENTSLIIENGKSISSEGVRLSIISRELLKEGTTYVLPVSIAGVSDKNLSVIEGSRTIYIVINQVIITQAADLSNSWEYFKVDFRKESKYNTAALTNVTFEARVRFKKMIPTSGKWCFSVMGLEENFCLRTAGSNTEGWKLQLSGGSPAIDSRDVLPNDKWVHLACVYDGSQGKKFIYVNGELQGELPDTRGTVDLTYAYGQDANAAFYIGQSAADDRYMNGYVSEARVWAVARSAADLKNNVCWVDPLTDGLVAYWRFNEPAEDNAKVVTDLTGNGYNATFAGWGNLRFVEGVRCPDNTAE; this is translated from the coding sequence ATGAAACAGAATATAAAATATGCACTATTGACTCTGTTCTCCTTTTTAATGATGTCTTGTCAGAAAAGTCAGGAATATTATGAAGGAGTGTATATTGTAGGAGCAGATAAATTATCTCCGGTTGCTAATTTGACGATTGATGATTTACCGGCAGTGATTGGTATTAAGGTTGCTTCATCTAATACAATAGAGAATAATGTGGAAGTAATGATGAAGTCTACTCCGGAATTGGTAGAAGCGTTTAATAAGGAGTATAAGAAGAATTATGAATTACTTCCTGAAAAATCTTATAAGTTGGAAAATACAAGCTTGATAATTGAAAATGGAAAAAGCATTTCTTCAGAAGGTGTACGTTTAAGTATTATCAGTCGCGAACTATTGAAAGAGGGTACGACTTATGTGCTTCCGGTAAGTATTGCGGGAGTGTCTGATAAGAATCTTTCTGTCATAGAAGGCTCGCGTACTATATACATCGTTATTAATCAAGTTATCATAACCCAAGCGGCTGATTTGTCTAACAGTTGGGAATATTTTAAGGTTGATTTTAGGAAAGAATCAAAATATAATACCGCGGCATTGACAAATGTAACGTTTGAAGCTCGGGTACGTTTTAAGAAGATGATACCTACAAGTGGAAAATGGTGCTTCTCTGTTATGGGATTGGAAGAGAACTTCTGTTTGCGTACGGCAGGCAGTAATACAGAGGGTTGGAAACTGCAATTGAGTGGTGGAAGTCCAGCTATTGATTCTAGAGATGTTTTGCCTAATGATAAGTGGGTGCACTTAGCCTGTGTTTATGATGGTTCACAAGGTAAAAAGTTTATTTATGTTAATGGCGAATTACAAGGAGAACTTCCGGATACACGAGGTACTGTTGATTTAACCTACGCTTACGGGCAGGATGCAAATGCTGCATTCTATATTGGACAATCAGCTGCTGATGACCGTTATATGAATGGGTATGTCAGCGAGGCACGTGTATGGGCTGTCGCCCGTTCAGCTGCCGATCTGAAGAATAACGTATGTTGGGTGGATCCTTTAACTGATGGGTTGGTTGCTTATTGGAGATTCAATGAACCTGCTGAGGATAATGCTAAGGTTGTAACCGATCTTACCGGTAATGGATACAATGCTACTTTTGCTGGTTGGGGAAATCTTAGGTTTGTAGAAGGAGTGCGTTGTCCTGATAATACTGCTGAATAG
- a CDS encoding PD-(D/E)XK nuclease family transposase has protein sequence MSRYVNPFTDIGFKIIFGQPASKELLIILLNELLAGEHHIEDLVFWDKEDRADNVHDKGIIYDLYCRTDSGEFIIVEMQNRWHSHFLDRTLYYVCRAVSRQIENPLPKHIPIPENRDENGMLVKEEFVPYGKHYQLFTVYGVFLMNFKEAGLEEKFRTDTVVSDKDSGAVVNPHFRQIYLQFPYFTKELADCNTLYDKLIYVLKNMSNWSRMPDALKDQVFEHLAKLAAVANLSEENRIAYDKAVDRYSVSQIVEEDERRAAEERCRIALEKGLKEGRKEGQRIIASQMKRDGISIESIAKYTELSIEEIEDL, from the coding sequence ATGTCTAGATACGTCAATCCTTTTACAGATATAGGGTTTAAGATAATTTTCGGTCAGCCTGCCAGTAAGGAGCTTCTTATAATTCTACTGAATGAGTTGCTCGCCGGAGAGCACCATATTGAGGACCTTGTTTTTTGGGATAAGGAGGATCGTGCGGATAATGTTCATGACAAGGGAATTATTTATGATCTATATTGTCGTACAGATAGCGGTGAATTTATAATTGTGGAAATGCAGAATCGGTGGCATAGCCATTTTCTGGACCGTACACTTTATTATGTTTGCCGTGCCGTGAGCCGTCAGATAGAGAATCCTCTTCCCAAACATATTCCGATACCCGAGAATCGGGATGAAAATGGAATGTTGGTGAAAGAAGAATTTGTTCCTTATGGAAAACATTATCAACTTTTTACTGTTTATGGTGTTTTCTTAATGAATTTCAAGGAAGCGGGATTGGAGGAAAAGTTCCGTACGGATACGGTTGTCTCGGATAAGGATTCGGGAGCTGTGGTAAATCCCCATTTTCGCCAAATCTATTTGCAGTTCCCCTATTTTACAAAAGAATTGGCGGATTGTAATACCTTATATGATAAATTAATTTATGTATTGAAGAACATGAGTAATTGGAGCAGAATGCCTGATGCATTGAAAGACCAGGTATTTGAACATTTGGCAAAATTGGCGGCAGTCGCAAATCTGTCGGAGGAGAATCGTATCGCTTATGATAAAGCGGTAGACCGCTATAGTGTGAGTCAGATTGTGGAAGAAGACGAACGTCGGGCGGCTGAAGAAAGGTGCCGGATTGCTTTAGAAAAAGGATTGAAGGAAGGTCGAAAAGAAGGGCAGCGTATTATTGCTTCTCAAATGAAGCGTGACGGAATATCTATTGAAAGTATTGCTAAATATACGGAGCTTTCTATAGAAGAAATAGAAGATTTGTAG
- a CDS encoding RNA polymerase sigma-70 factor: MTYHDEQLKKRKFEQFFILTFPKVKAFAWKILQSEEDAEDIAQDIFVKLWDNPEIWEDKETWDSYIYTMSRNQIYNFLKHKSIESNYREKVIEEDSPSYEFDIYDQLYAKELQLLIKLTLDNMPEQRRKVFQMSRQKGMTNKEIADNLQLSIRTVERHIYLALQELKKIILIAFFFYFS; the protein is encoded by the coding sequence ATGACATATCATGATGAACAACTGAAAAAGAGAAAATTCGAACAATTTTTTATTCTGACTTTTCCGAAGGTAAAAGCTTTTGCATGGAAGATTTTGCAATCGGAAGAAGATGCTGAAGATATTGCTCAAGACATATTCGTTAAATTATGGGATAATCCGGAAATCTGGGAAGATAAAGAAACGTGGGATAGTTATATCTATACAATGTCTCGTAACCAGATTTATAATTTTCTGAAACATAAATCCATTGAATCCAACTATCGGGAGAAAGTCATAGAAGAAGATTCCCCCTCTTATGAATTTGACATATATGACCAACTCTATGCCAAAGAACTTCAGCTCTTGATCAAGCTCACTTTGGATAACATGCCGGAACAAAGAAGAAAAGTTTTCCAGATGAGCCGTCAGAAAGGAATGACTAATAAAGAAATTGCTGATAATCTGCAACTTTCTATTCGTACAGTGGAACGCCACATCTATTTAGCACTACAAGAACTAAAAAAAATCATTTTAATCGCATTTTTTTTCTATTTCAGTTGA
- a CDS encoding FecR family protein, which yields MKNYIQKIINVFTASKHSEKVTEEVHQWLVGEEHADEKEAALNTLWEETTGAVDAGTWNSLAKVYDKLGVSSKDAKTRFRIRVWQYVAVAVVVLTVAISGTFFFTKDMYSEIAMVEKFTPAGDTDMIELPDGSRVQTNSGTLLLYPETFKGDTRTVYLIGEANFKVQKNPDKPFIVKSTTMSVTALGTEFNVMAYPENDEIVATLIHGKIKVDCNNGKESYILNPGQQISYARSTTKSRFAEANLDDVTAWQKGLFVFRGATMKEILSTLERRYVVTFQYNANLFNEDKYNFRFRENSNIKEIMDVMKEVVGGFDYKIEEDVCYIKATRKK from the coding sequence ATGAAGAATTATATTCAAAAAATTATCAATGTATTCACTGCTTCCAAGCATAGTGAGAAGGTAACCGAAGAAGTACATCAATGGTTAGTGGGTGAGGAACATGCCGATGAAAAGGAGGCTGCGTTGAATACTTTATGGGAAGAAACAACAGGAGCTGTGGATGCAGGTACATGGAATTCTTTAGCTAAGGTATATGATAAGTTGGGAGTAAGTTCAAAGGATGCAAAAACAAGATTCCGAATAAGAGTATGGCAGTATGTTGCGGTAGCGGTAGTGGTGTTGACCGTTGCTATCTCCGGTACTTTCTTCTTCACCAAAGATATGTATTCGGAAATTGCCATGGTTGAGAAATTTACCCCTGCGGGTGATACAGATATGATAGAACTTCCTGATGGAAGTAGAGTGCAGACTAATTCCGGTACTCTTTTACTTTATCCGGAAACATTCAAAGGAGATACGAGAACCGTATACTTAATAGGTGAAGCCAATTTTAAAGTGCAGAAGAATCCTGATAAACCTTTTATCGTAAAATCGACCACAATGTCCGTAACGGCTTTAGGGACTGAATTTAATGTAATGGCTTATCCGGAAAATGACGAAATTGTAGCTACGTTGATTCATGGTAAGATAAAAGTAGACTGCAATAATGGAAAAGAAAGTTATATCTTGAATCCGGGCCAACAGATAAGCTATGCACGTTCAACTACAAAAAGTAGATTTGCCGAAGCCAATTTGGACGACGTAACTGCCTGGCAGAAAGGACTGTTCGTGTTCAGAGGAGCAACAATGAAAGAAATCTTGTCGACATTGGAACGCAGATATGTAGTGACTTTCCAGTATAATGCCAATCTTTTCAATGAGGACAAATATAATTTCCGTTTCCGTGAGAACTCGAATATAAAAGAAATTATGGATGTGATGAAAGAAGTTGTAGGAGGATTTGATTATAAAATAGAAGAAGATGTATGCTATATAAAAGCGACTAGGAAGAAGTAA
- a CDS encoding TonB-dependent receptor has protein sequence MNFYRFKAILFIIFSCFLLQTVLFAQSNIKITIKKKNMTLQEALQEVEKQSTYLVAFNESKLEKTKRVDLNINAEPLEKALDIILSGTGLTFKIKDKYIMIIPVSKSVPMKKRITGVVRDANGEPLIGVNVSVKGTSSGTVTNLDGEFSLEAAKGEIVEFSYIGYTPGVQTISDATALNVVMKEDSQALDEVVVTALGIKRAEKALSYNVQKVKSEDITGIKDANFVNSLNGKVAGVTINSSASGPGGATRVIMRGAKSIVGNNNVLYVIDGMPIGNPSKGEIKDEYSAPSSGEGISDFNPDDIESISVLTGPSAAALYGSSAANGVILINTKKGEEGKLKVSVSNNTEFSSAYIMPEFQNQYGNRPGAYKSWGDKLDTPSTFNSKDFFNTGLNVMNSINLSTGTKSNQTFLSAATTNSKGIIPNNEYYRYNFTLRNTATLLNDKLHLDLSASYVLQGNQNMLSQGRYFNPLLPLYLFPRGEDFEAVKIYERYDTNRKLPVQEWSYGDQGMSLENPYWIINREMFTSKKKRYMFYANARYDILDWLNVAGRIRIDNTNTTTERRLHASTLQLHAQSDKGHYTKSLEEYQQTYGDVMLNINKMFGNFNLTANLGASYEDHYTTGMGIGGKLFTVPNLFSAYNLDPSSGPGTESYSRNRTIGVFASAELGYRSMVYLTLTGRNDWASQLVNTNHPSVFYPSIGLSGVISEMMKLPEFVSFLKVRASYTEVGSPISKQGLTPGTVTDDMIGGVINPNSIYPFPDFEPERTKSYELGLNLRLWNNRINIDATLYQSNTYKQLFLSSLPPTSGYSGFYVQTGNVRNRGIELSIGYTDKFGSFGYSTNVTYTANENKILRMARGYVNPIDKSTFDITELTLTEAGGVYLREGGSIGDVYVKGILQRDRNKMLVEEGGGYQIDRSQRIKIGSANPDYTIGWRNDFNWKGLNLGLLFNVRVGGIVTSQTQAYLDAYGVSKESLKARENGGVWVDGVQYDAEKYYNTIGGQNLMAYYAYSATNVRLQEASLSYTFPKKWFGNVINRLTVAAIGRNLLMIYRKAPFDPEMVSSTGTYNRGDFFMPPSLRNVGFSVKIDF, from the coding sequence ATGAATTTTTATCGATTTAAAGCTATTCTTTTTATAATTTTTAGCTGTTTCTTACTGCAAACAGTCCTTTTTGCTCAAAGTAATATCAAAATTACGATCAAAAAGAAAAATATGACCTTACAAGAAGCATTGCAAGAAGTAGAAAAACAATCTACCTATTTAGTTGCTTTCAATGAATCTAAACTGGAGAAAACCAAACGGGTTGATTTGAATATCAATGCCGAACCTCTCGAAAAAGCTCTTGATATCATCTTATCAGGCACGGGGCTAACCTTCAAAATCAAGGATAAATATATTATGATTATCCCGGTTTCTAAGTCGGTTCCGATGAAGAAAAGGATAACAGGTGTAGTGCGTGATGCTAACGGAGAACCTCTTATTGGCGTTAATGTTTCAGTAAAAGGAACTTCCTCTGGTACAGTAACCAATCTTGATGGTGAATTTTCTTTGGAAGCTGCCAAAGGAGAAATAGTAGAATTCTCTTATATCGGTTACACCCCCGGTGTTCAAACGATATCGGACGCTACTGCATTAAATGTAGTGATGAAAGAAGACTCCCAGGCTTTGGATGAAGTTGTTGTGACTGCACTGGGCATCAAACGTGCAGAAAAAGCATTGAGCTATAATGTACAGAAAGTGAAATCAGAAGATATAACTGGAATAAAAGACGCCAACTTTGTAAACAGCCTGAATGGTAAAGTTGCCGGTGTGACTATCAACAGCAGTGCTTCCGGCCCTGGTGGTGCTACACGTGTTATTATGCGTGGCGCAAAGTCAATCGTAGGTAATAATAATGTATTGTATGTGATTGATGGTATGCCCATTGGCAATCCTTCTAAAGGGGAAATAAAAGATGAATATTCGGCGCCAAGTAGTGGTGAAGGTATCTCTGACTTCAACCCTGATGATATTGAAAGTATCTCTGTGCTCACAGGTCCTTCGGCTGCAGCTTTGTATGGCTCGTCGGCTGCCAATGGCGTGATTCTTATCAACACCAAAAAAGGAGAAGAAGGTAAATTGAAAGTTAGCGTATCCAATAATACCGAATTTTCTTCCGCTTACATCATGCCCGAATTTCAGAATCAATATGGCAACAGGCCCGGAGCTTACAAGAGTTGGGGAGATAAACTGGATACTCCATCTACTTTCAATTCAAAAGACTTTTTTAATACAGGATTGAATGTGATGAATTCTATCAATCTCTCTACCGGTACAAAGAGTAATCAGACCTTTTTATCAGCCGCCACTACCAATTCGAAAGGTATTATTCCCAATAACGAATATTATCGTTATAATTTTACTTTACGTAACACAGCTACCCTGCTGAATGATAAACTGCATCTGGATTTAAGTGCCAGCTATGTCTTGCAGGGGAATCAGAATATGTTGTCGCAAGGTCGTTATTTCAATCCGTTACTGCCATTATATCTATTCCCCAGAGGAGAGGATTTTGAAGCAGTGAAGATATATGAACGTTATGACACTAACCGTAAACTCCCGGTGCAGGAATGGAGTTATGGAGATCAGGGGATGAGTCTGGAAAATCCTTATTGGATAATAAATCGAGAGATGTTTACTTCTAAGAAGAAACGCTATATGTTCTATGCCAATGCGAGATATGATATTTTAGATTGGTTGAATGTTGCCGGGCGTATTCGTATCGACAATACCAATACGACAACAGAAAGAAGATTACATGCATCTACATTACAATTACACGCACAGTCAGATAAAGGACATTATACCAAGAGTTTGGAAGAATATCAGCAAACATATGGTGATGTTATGTTAAACATCAATAAGATGTTTGGTAATTTCAACTTGACAGCAAATTTAGGAGCCAGCTACGAAGATCATTATACAACAGGAATGGGAATCGGTGGAAAACTATTTACTGTACCTAATTTGTTTTCGGCTTACAATCTTGATCCAAGTTCAGGGCCTGGAACAGAATCTTATAGTCGCAATCGTACAATCGGCGTATTTGCCAGTGCCGAGTTAGGATATAGGAGCATGGTTTATCTGACGCTGACAGGGCGTAATGACTGGGCTTCGCAGTTAGTAAACACCAATCATCCTTCTGTCTTTTATCCTTCGATAGGCCTTTCGGGAGTTATTTCGGAGATGATGAAGCTTCCAGAGTTTGTTTCATTCCTAAAAGTAAGAGCTTCTTATACGGAGGTAGGCTCCCCCATATCCAAACAAGGATTAACCCCAGGTACGGTAACTGATGATATGATTGGTGGAGTTATCAATCCTAATTCGATCTATCCATTTCCTGACTTTGAACCGGAGCGAACAAAGTCTTATGAACTGGGCCTAAATTTGCGTTTATGGAATAATCGTATTAATATTGACGCTACTTTATATCAATCCAATACGTACAAACAATTATTTCTTTCTTCTCTGCCGCCAACTTCCGGTTATTCCGGTTTCTATGTGCAGACGGGGAATGTTCGCAACAGAGGTATCGAGCTATCAATAGGGTATACAGATAAATTCGGTTCATTCGGTTATTCAACCAATGTGACTTATACAGCAAATGAGAACAAGATTCTTCGGATGGCCCGCGGTTATGTGAATCCGATAGATAAATCAACTTTTGATATAACAGAACTTACTTTGACTGAAGCCGGCGGAGTTTATTTGCGTGAAGGTGGTTCGATAGGGGATGTTTATGTGAAAGGAATCTTGCAAAGAGATAGAAATAAGATGTTGGTCGAAGAAGGAGGTGGCTATCAGATAGACCGTTCACAACGCATCAAGATTGGTTCGGCTAATCCCGATTATACTATTGGCTGGAGAAATGATTTCAATTGGAAAGGTTTAAATTTGGGACTTTTATTTAATGTAAGGGTAGGGGGGATTGTTACTTCGCAGACTCAAGCCTATCTGGATGCTTATGGAGTCTCAAAAGAATCGTTGAAAGCCAGAGAAAACGGCGGCGTATGGGTTGATGGAGTACAATATGATGCAGAGAAATATTATAATACGATTGGCGGACAGAACCTGATGGCATATTATGCATATAGTGCAACCAATGTTCGTTTGCAAGAAGCCAGTTTGAGCTATACTTTCCCTAAAAAGTGGTTTGGCAATGTAATCAATCGGTTGACAGTGGCTGCTATTGGGCGTAATTTGTTGATGATTTACCGGAAAGCTCCATTTGACCCGGAAATGGTATCATCAACAGGTACATATAACCGTGGTGACTTTTTTATGCCACCCAGTTTACGAAATGTGGGATTTAGTGTGAAAATAGATTTTTAA